The following proteins are co-located in the Hemitrygon akajei chromosome 25, sHemAka1.3, whole genome shotgun sequence genome:
- the LOC140716456 gene encoding LOW QUALITY PROTEIN: polyadenylate-binding protein 2-B-like (The sequence of the model RefSeq protein was modified relative to this genomic sequence to represent the inferred CDS: deleted 1 base in 1 codon): MAEADYENGAEESLIEEPHRGLDESGDGAATDGLDDSAMIEDPELEAIKARVREMEEEAEKLKELQNEVEKQMNMSPPPSGPVIMSVEERMEADARSIYVGNVDYGATAEELEAHFHGCGSVNRVTILCDKFTGHPKGFAYIEFSDKESVRTAMALDDSLFRGRQIKVVLKRTNRPGISTTDRGWPRSRFRARASYSSRARFYSGYVPRPRGRAFRGRGRASSWYSPY, from the exons ATGGCGGAGGCGGACTACGAGAACGGCGCCGAGGAGTCGCTGATAGAGGAGCCGCACCGCGGTCTGGATGAGTCCGGGGACGGCGCCGCCACGGACGGCCTGGACGACTCGGCGATGATCGAGGACCCG GAGCTGGAGGCCATCAAGGCCCgggtgcgggaaatggaggaggaggCGGAGAAGCTGAAGGAACTGCAGAATGAAGTGGAGAAACAGATGAACATGAGCCCACCACCTT CTGGTCCTGTCATCATGTCGGTGGAGGAGCGGATGGAAGCGGACGCGCGGTCCATTTACGTTGGTAAC GTGGACTACGGGGCAACGGCAGAGGAGTTGGAGGCTCACTTCCATGGCTGTGGTTCCGTCAACAGAGTGACCATCCTGTGTGACAAGTTCACCGGGCACCCCAAGGG CTTCGCCTACATCGAGTTCTCAGACAAGGAGTCCGTGCGGACGGCCATGGCACTGGACGACTCCCTCTTCAGAGGCCGACAGATcaag GTGGTGTTGAAGAGGACGAACCGCCCGGGGATCAGTACCACAGACCGAGGTTGGCCGCGCTCC CGGTTCCGGGCCAGGGCCAGCTACTCCAGCAGAGCCCGTTTCTACAGTGGATATGTCCCCCGGCCCCGGGGCAGGGCCTTCAG GGGACGAGGGCGAGCTTCATCCTGGTACTCCCCTTACTAA